TGCTCGGAGGGTGCGCTGGGTTGCGCTGGGGGGCGCTCGGAGGGTGCGCTGGGGTGCGCTGGGGGGTGCTCGGAGGGTGCGCTGGGGTGCGCTGGGGGTGCCCGGAGGGTACGCTGGGTTGCGCTGGGGGGCGCTCGGAGGGTGCGCTGGGGTGCGCTGGGGGGCGCTCGGAGGGTGCGCTGGGGTGCGCTGGGGGTGCCCGGAGGGTACGCTGGGTTGCGCTGGGGGGCGCTCGGAGGGTGCGCTGGGGTGCGCTGGGGGGCGCTCGGAGGGTGCGCTGGGGTGCGCTGGGGGTGCCCGGAGGGTACGCTGGGTTGCGCTGGGGGGCGCTCGGAGGGTGCGCTGGGGTGCGCTGGGGGGTGCTCGGAGGGTGCGCTGGGGTGCGCTGGGGGTGCCCGGAGGGTACGCTGGGTTGCGCTGGGGGGCGCTCGGGGGGTGCGCTGGGGTGCGCTGGGGGGCGCTCGGAGGGTGCGCTGGGGTGCGCTGGGGGTGCCCGGAGGGTACGCTGGGTTGCGCTGGGGGGCGCTCGCAGGGTGCACTGGGGTGCGCTGGGGGGTGCTCGGAGGGTGCGCTCGGGTGCTCGGAGGGTGCGCTGGGTTGCGCTGGGGGGCGCTCGGAGGGTGCGCTGGGGGGTGCTCGGAGGGTGCGCTGGGGTGCTCGGAGGGTACGCTGGGTTGCGCTGGGGGGCGCTCGGAGGGTGCGCTGGGGGGCGCTCGGAGGGTGCGCTGGGGTGCGCTGGGGGGTGCTCGGAGGGTGCGCTGGGGTGCTCGGAGGGTGCGCTGGGTTGCGCTGGGGGGCGCTCGGAGGGTGCGCTGGGGTGCGCTGGGGGGTGCTCGGAGGGTGCGCTGGGGTGCTCGGAGGGTgcgctggggggcgctggggggcgctcGCAGGGTGCGCTGGGGGTGCCCGGAGGGTACGCTGGGTTGTGCTGGGGGCGCTCGGAGGGTGCGCGGGGTGTGCGCGGGGTGTGCGCGGGTTGTGCCCGGAGGGTGCGCTGGGGTGCTCGGAGGATGCGCTGGGGTGCTCGGAGGGTGCGCTGGGGTGCTCGGAGGGTGCGCTGGGTTGCGCTGGGGGGCGCTCGGAGGGTGCTCTGGGGTGCGCTGGCGGTGCCCGGAGGGTGCGCTGGGTTGCGCTGGGGGGCGCTCGGAGGGTGCGCGGGGTGTGCGCTGGGGGTGCCCGGAGGGTGCGCGGATGGTGCGCTGCGGGTACCCAGAGGGTGCGCTGGGGGGTGCCCGGAGAGTGCGCTGGGGGTGCGCTGGGGAGTGCGCGGAGGGTGCTCGGGGGTGGTGCGCGGAGGGTGCGTTGGGGGGTGCTCTGGGGTTGCCCGGAGAATGCGCTCGGGGTGCGCGGAGGCACCGGTCGTCGGGACGGTGCAGGGGGGTCCCCCGGCCCCCTGGATCctccgcgcccgccgcccgcgcagCACCTGCCCCGCGGGGAGCGGACGGAGGCGAGGGGCGGGCttgcccggggagggggcgcggagCCGAGCGCAGGCTCCCGCCGCCCCTGTGGCCCCGCCCTGGGCCCCGAGCCTCGGTGGGTCCCGGGTCCTGCGCTGGCAGCGGGCGGCGGTGGGAGCCGGCGGGCGGGGCTCGGGCGGGCGGCGGTGCCCCAGGCCGCCCCGAGGGGAGAAGGTTCCAGGGCCTCAGGCGGGTCCGGGGGCACCGACTGGAGCTTGGGCTCCGCTCGCCGTCCCGGGGTTCGGAGGATCCCTGGGCAGCCCGGTCCCCGCGGGCGCAGGTGTTCCCTGACTGATGGGCGCGAAGGGGGGGGGTCGGGGCGATTCCGCCGGCGCCAACCGAGAGCAGGCGGCAGGTGAGCGGGCCCGCGCGGATTTCCACGGAACCGCCCCATTCGGTTCTTTGGGGCGAGCAGGACGGAGCGGAAAGCCCGGGAGGGCTCGGGGAGGCGCGGGGGCCGCGCGGTGAgacccccctgccccgccccgccccgccccgccgggagcTCGCCTGCAGGTGGCTGCGCTCGGCCCGGAGCAGGTGCACCGGCCGCGACTGACCCGGAGCGCGGCCCCGCAGGAAGCCCCCGCGCCCAGAGCAGAGGCGGGAGGCCGGCGTCGGGTCCCGGGGGACGGATCCCTCGGAGGCGGCCAGCGGGCTCACTGGTGATGGATGCGGCGGCTCCATCGGTCCCTGATGGCCCAGGGCAGCTACGTGGAGATGCTGGGAGATTTAACAACCTTTAATTTTTGCAATGCCTGCAGTTGCATGTCTGGTTTTGAATATTGGGATAGTGGGTgtcaaatcacttttttttttttttgcaaatatgatATATGCGAATTCTTTCTCGGTGATGTTTTCGGACAGTGATTCTTTCTCGAAGTAATCCTCAGGTGGGCTGAAAATGcgcattttttcccccaatgcaGAACTGTTTTACCCAACTGGAATGACCACCAAACATGCACTTAGAAAAGGAAGCTTtgcaaacatttaaaggaaaaaaaaaatagtttacctTTTCAGTGTAGCTAAATCAATGTCTGCTTAGAAAGACTATATTCCTTACATGTCCATCAGATATTTTTTCGGAGGTATCAGAGTTTCATTTCAGTTTTCAGTAAAGCCATCTGCAAGGAGCTGCCTTTGTAGCCCACACGTTGTAGATGAATTTTGTCAAGATAAGTCAATGGatgtaaattttctgtttttcttcctttccactaTAAACACCTCAGTCTGTGTCTCCATTATCTCTAATCTGGATTATTGTATTCGCCTTTTAATGAATCTCCCTACTTCTTCTCTTTCCTACCTTAAATCTGTTGAAAACAGCAGCTAGAGTAACGATTTAAAACAAGCCATATGGAGGCGCGGGCAGGtcaggctgcctttggctcaggtcataatcccagggtcctgggatcgagtcccacattgggctgtctGCTCGGCATGggggctgcttcttcctctgcccccctccctgcttgtactctctccctctctctctttgtctctgaaataGATAAAACAACCCATACAACTTCATGGGGTACAACCCTCTACCAAAGACTCCCCGGTGGGTACAACCCTCTACCAAAGACTCCCCGGTGGTTCTTCGTCTTTCctagaaaaaaagtcaaactgtCCCAGGGAGTAAGGCTTTACATAATCTGTTCCTCTTCTGCTTACCCTTTGTGATTAATTTTCTACTAGGCTGTCTCTTATTTATTCCACTTATCTTTGCTGTTTAGTACGCCAGGTACGCTCAAGCCTCAGGGATTCACCTTTGTTCTTTCCACTTGGGATGCGGTCCCCGACATATCTACCCGGCTTCCTCACTCACCactttcaggtctcagctcatACGCCACCTCTTCCAGCAAGCAGGGGCCTTTCCTACCACCCAGTACTAAAGGGCAGCTCCCAACAACCCCAGAACCCctctttgccttatttttttctgtctgaaaCTTATCATCTGGCATATGATCCCTTTtatcagtttatattttcttggCTTTTGGTCCACAAGACCAGTAACTCAATGAGAAGGTCACCGTTGTCCCCAATAAAACCATGCCCGACACAAAATAAGTGTTGGATAAGTATTTCTCAGATGAATGAACTTTCTTTCAGAAACAATTcccttttttaaacataaaaatggaaCATTTTCCCCTATCTACCCGACCTCATAAAATGATTATTGTAGTTAGCATCCATCTTGCGCGTAAAAGGACTATGACAGAATCCAGAATTAATTCACACAAGAACCTGCTATTCCAGCCATGCGCCTGCTATGTCAGTCAACACGTTTTTGTTCTAAATCTAGTATTTGCAAGGTGCTATGAGGTATATGCACTACTTATCTTAAAGAGCTTGTGTTTAATTGGGAAGAGCCAGTTAAGGATTTAAGGGCACCAAATGGTAGAATGGGTAGGATTTGGATTGGTGGTGAGACAGAAACCCCCAGCAAGGGCAAGGGCAGGGACAAAGATGAGTGCAAGAGGCTACAACAGGCTGGGAGGCGCTTGGTGGGCCGGGGAGCAGAGCACTCCCGATGGGGCTGTTGACGCAGGGAGCGAAAGGCAAAGGGCAGGAAAATGTAGAGGTCTTCAAGGGTCAGGCTGAGGATTGCACTCGTGTGTCTTATTCCAGAATACTTCCTCACCTGGTGGTGTGTAGTGACAGGGAGCCATGAGAAGTCAGAGGACAGAGAGGATGCACTTGCCTATCATGctagttttactttaaaaaatgaagagaaactcACAATTAGCCAGTAAGTCATGTTGAATATCTTGACAGCAACGCGAGTGGGAAGTATGGTGCAAAGATTTTCTTGAATTCTTCAGTGAGGAATTTGCAAAGAAATGTTCGATTATCACTGACTTCTTCAAGGTTTGTTCTCAGACCCTAAGAGCCAGAGAttattctctctgcctttggcatCCTTGAGAGAAAAAAGGGTGACGGCTGCATGAGTTCAGGAGCCATTATGTGTTATTGGTGGTTGCACAGAGGTGGAGCGAGCCATACTTCTAAAAACATTTACACTTGAAATCATTCTTAGTGTTAACTCTTCCATTCTTACTAAATGCTAGAaacctttgtttttattcttcagCTTTATAAAGCCAAGTTGTGgttttataataagaaacatcTCATATTCTAGAAAGCAAAAACACTCAAGGAAAGGTTCATTGGAGGGTGTCGCTTAAAAGGCAAATGTTCATTAAATTTCTTATCTCCTTTGAAATGGAAGTAAATCtgcatgattttctttattctcacattaaaaaaaaaagacgtaaGCGCAATTCCCTTTCTTAACACAGGCACAGTGGCCTGTTAATTAACATAAGAAATCCCAAATCTCGTATGTTTATTTAGCAATCTCAaggaaatcagatttttttaaaaaggagctttTAATCTCTAAAAAACCCACTGTCTGCACTTTCTCTTGCTGGTAAGAAAAGAGTCTTTGTAACGCAAAATTCTGTGAAAGATCAAAATTGCCACTAAAATGTAGGTCCCTGCACTGAATCAGTATTAAAGTCGAGCGGGGAGGCAGGTTATTTATATGCATAAAGCCTTAGAAAGCCTTTGAAAGCTTCTGACATATTAATAAATTCTAGGATCTTAAAACTAGAAAGAACCTCAGAGCTAGAGCCTGGTAAATCTCCTACACAATGCAAGAGCTCCCCAAAAGTCTTTTATGTAGTAGCTGCAAACTTTGATGTCCGGAGCCCTCCGTAGTTTTTGCAGGCACTTGATTTCATTTGATTAAACTTGTGTTCCTCATAATAGgaaattggttttgttttgtttggaacatGCACTGTGGTATACTTGCCTTGGTCGTATTTCTAACTTGTGCAGTTACATTTCATACCCCAAGCCCAGGTCCTTACAGCACATGCTCTCCATTCAGACACGAGAAGACGTCCCTACCCTTCCTAGTCTTTTCTGGATTAAACGTCTTCTGTGCTTCCCACAGTCCTTCATACGACAGAGGTTTGATGTTTGACTCTGCTGATCATCGCCTTTTGCGTGACCTCGTGCTAAATAACGGCTGCCTTGAAGAGCTGTTCGGTGTATGGTGGAGCGGTTAGTACAACGACTTagtgaattatttcatttctacAGTAAGAGGAAGAATTCGGgaaacttctgttgtttttctttgtttcctatcTTATGTGTTAATCTGTGCACTAAAATTTTTGTGACACACTCATCTTTTCCAATGTTTAGCAAtctgttgatttgttttttttttgttttttttttaaattttaatttttttaaattttttttatttatttatgatagtcacagagagagagagagaggcagagatacaggcagagggagaagcaggctccatgcaccgggagcctgacgtgggattcgatcccgggtctccaggatcgcgccctgggccaaaggcaggcgccaaaccgctgcgccacccagggatccctgttgatttgtttatttgatttttttcatttagttagtttctttaattttggtttATATAAGACGTGGGACATGAGATTTACGCACACCTGACTGAGTTACAGGCTACTACATTTTGCTGAATCGAAATGTAGAAATTGCAAGTCCAATTAAAAACATtaggagaggttttttttttttttttcaaaatgtttacacTGTCTCTGCTCTTCTAAAAAGATGTTTATACAgattacattttgtttctttatttcggTGTCTTCACTTAAAACAGTACTGTGCGTCAGAATTCATTTGGACTGCCCTCGATAAAATTAGTAACGCCATTGGTCATCTTCTCTTCACAGATTGTTCAGTTCAAGGGAATgaagaattcagaataattttgATAAGTGGATTGCAATATGGAGAATAAGCTGAACATTTGATCTGCTTTGAAGAATCGTATTTCCCCTTTGTCTAGAGTAATCCGTAACAACCAAACCAATCAAAATGAATTCAACATCATTTTCCCAGGTTGAAAACCATTCAATCTTCTGTAATTTTTCAGAGAATTCCCAGTTTTTGGCTTTTGAAGGTGATGATTGTCACCTGCCCTTGGCCATGATATTTACATTAGCTCTTGCTTACGGAGCTGTAATAATTCTTGGGGTCACTGGAAACCTGGCCTTGATCATGATCATCTTGAAACAAAAGGAGATGAGAAATGTTACCAATATCCTGATTGTGAACCTTTCCTTCTCAGACTTGCTTGTTGCCATCATGTGTCTTCCCTTCACATTTGTCTACACCTTAATGGACCACTGGGTTTTTGGTGAGGCGATGTGCAAACTGAACCCTTTTGTGCAATGTGTTTCAATCACCGTGTCCATTTTCTCTCTGGTTCTCATTGCTGTGGAGCGCCATCAGCTGATCATCAACCCACGAGGGTGGAGACCAAGTAACAGACATGCTTACGTAGGTATTGCTGTCATTTGGGTCCTTGCTGTGGTTTCGTCTCTACCTTTCCTCATCTATCAAGTACTGACCGATGAGCCGTTCCAGAATGTAACACTTGACGCGTTCAAGGACAAATACGTGTGCTTTGATAAATTTCCATCGGACTCCCATAGGCTGTCCTATACGACTCTCCTCTTGATGCTGCAGTATTTTGGCCCactctgttttatatttatttgctacTTCAAGGTAAGAAAACGTTTCCCCCTACCGTTTCCATTTTAGCCTTCTTTCCACAGAATCCCATATTAAATTAGCAGTTCtgtttgaacttttttttcccccctctctgtAGATATATATACGCTTGAAAAGGAGAAACAACATGATGGACAAGATGAGAGACAACAAGTACAGGTCCAGTGAAACCAAAAGAATCAACATCATGCTGTTGTCCATCGTGGTAGCGTTCGCCGTGTGCTGGTTGCCTCTCACCATCTTCAACACTGTGTTTGACTGGAATCATCAGATCATCGCTACGTGCAACCATAACCTGTTATTCCTGCTGTGCCACCTTACGGCCATGATATCCACTTGTGTCAACCCCATATTTTACGGATTTCTGAACAAAAATTTCCAGAGAGACTTGCAGTTCTTCTTTAACTTTTGTGATTTCCGGTCTCGGGATGATGACTATGAGACGATAGCCATGTCTACCATGCACACAGATGTTTCTAAGACTTCTTTGAAACAAGCAAGCCCAGTCGCATTTAAGAAAATCAACAATGATGACAATGAAAAAATCTGAAACTTCTGTAGCATATGGTCCCAGAGGACAACTGTCTAAAAACAAGCACAACTTACAACATACTTTCATTACCTGCTCCCCCAAGGAATGAGGTCGTAATCATTTAAGAGACCAAGATTTGCTTGCCTTGCTTTCTGCTGCTTTTATTGTAGCTGTCGTAATTACGCTGGGACAAAAATGTACGGGCTTTGGAATCTTCTGGCAGGAGTTTCGACCAGAGGTCCTTGAAGTGCTTTTTTTGTAAACATCTGCATATAATACACTTTTATATTCTATTCGTTGGaatgacatttctttaaaatattactgttGACTGACTTTAGAGGCATTACATCTGATACTCATTAGATCGGGCATCCTGATTTGATTGCCTTAGATGGTCACTAGATTGGGCAATCCTGATGTGATGACACACATCATTTCAGGCTGTTACAAAGGTGACAGCATGCAAAAGCAGCATGCGAGATGTGCAGCTCAGCCCATGTCTTGCATACCCACAGTCCGAAGTCATTGAGGAGcggtttgcattttttttcttttaaatttaaaaccagaCTTAATTTGCTCCTGATTATCACTTaacataaaaatgcataaaaaatacTTCTCAGCTGTGAATATCATGGGGAATTGGGCCACCCACAAGAATTAAGTGGGAAAGCAGTTCTCtaatttcaaaactattttgGTACCTGACAACCAAAGGATTTCAGAGTAATTAATTTAACAAGCAAATTAGTACTGCAGCAAATAGTTGAATTATATTCGTCTGAATCGGCAAGAGGTTTTCCATTCTTCACAGACTATTCAGTGTTTGTCGAGCTTTCTAGCGTAAATGTATATGTGACTCAACAAGCGTTTCCAGCTTACAGTATACAAATACACAAAGTGTATTTTCCATACATCAGTGCCTACATAGTAACTCATTCTTGACTTTTTCAATGTCCGTTCCTCAGAGAAGGACACCAAAGTATACTGCTAAAAGAATGTTCACCCTGGCTAGCAGGAATAAATACCTGAAAACTGACAACACTTCATATAGCCCATATTGACTTGTATAAACCGTGTGCCTTGTGGAGTCTTACGGATAATGTACTTAATAGAGTATGCAGTGGTTGTGTCATGTTCATATACTTACTTTCCTGCATTCTGTAATCGTGATTGAGCCTCAGAATCACTTGGAGCAAAGATATGTTAAAGAACAACATATAACTTTGGTGTATTATAGAAGTATTAAATGTGTTTGATTTTAGAAGGGcagacattttctttattaaaatggtttttgctttttctgagtAGTCTCTTCTATGTCCCTCTGgtctttcttcagtttctcttttttcttttctttctttctttctttctttctttctttctttctttctttttttttttttttttttttttggctcatagTTTCCCTCCCATGATGTTCCCACAACATCCTATTTCTGCTTattaatgaaacattttctaCCCTGTGGTCTTCCTCCTCCGCTTCTTGAATCTTCTTGAAGGCAATGGCTACTTTACGTGACTCCATCCCTAGTGCATTTAACACAGTGCCAGAtactttgaagtttttttttttttaatattccttaaacaaacaaatgaataagcaataaatttccttccttctcatttaTGATCATACAGATGTTACAACTTGAAATTTTGAGGGGCTCCTCCTTCTAAGTTCATATTTACCAAGGAGATGTTTGCCCTCTTAttatgttattttcctttctaagccaggcaaaaatgatattttaggTTTCAGAGACTTGCTTGTTTAGTCCTGTAATTCAAACAAATATCAAACTTTTTACGTTGTGAGTGTTTGTATGCATCCAGATTCTATCTAACAATGACTTTAAGTTaactgaacaaagaaaaaaattctaaaaccaaCTTTTAACGTACATTGGAAAATATCATCATCTTTCCTTACCAAAATctggaattttaaa
This region of Vulpes lagopus strain Blue_001 chromosome 23, ASM1834538v1, whole genome shotgun sequence genomic DNA includes:
- the NPY1R gene encoding neuropeptide Y receptor type 1 gives rise to the protein MNSTSFSQVENHSIFCNFSENSQFLAFEGDDCHLPLAMIFTLALAYGAVIILGVTGNLALIMIILKQKEMRNVTNILIVNLSFSDLLVAIMCLPFTFVYTLMDHWVFGEAMCKLNPFVQCVSITVSIFSLVLIAVERHQLIINPRGWRPSNRHAYVGIAVIWVLAVVSSLPFLIYQVLTDEPFQNVTLDAFKDKYVCFDKFPSDSHRLSYTTLLLMLQYFGPLCFIFICYFKIYIRLKRRNNMMDKMRDNKYRSSETKRINIMLLSIVVAFAVCWLPLTIFNTVFDWNHQIIATCNHNLLFLLCHLTAMISTCVNPIFYGFLNKNFQRDLQFFFNFCDFRSRDDDYETIAMSTMHTDVSKTSLKQASPVAFKKINNDDNEKI